CTTCGCCAAAAAAGTGCTTTTCCATCTGGCGTGCGAGGTATTGACGGGCGCGGGCATCGGCCAGGTTCAGGCGGTTTTCGTTGAGCAGCATGGTCTGGTGCTTGAGCCAAGCGGCCCACGCTTCTTTGCTCACGTTTTCATAGATGCGTTTGCCCAGTTCGCCGGGGTAGGGAGCGAAGTCCAGGCCTTCGGCTTCCTTGCCGAGTTTGATGCAGTTGACGGTACGTGCCATGGAGACTCCTTGTGAGGCGTAAAACAATGCCCAATTTTGCCTTCTTTGGGAAACCCTTTTGGGGTTTGGTGTTCCAATCGCTGTTCGCCCGCATGGCGTGAGCCTTTGAAACCCGATTTACCCGTGACCTCATGAACCTGTTTTCTCATACCCAGCGCTGGTTGGCGCTTGTCTCAGTTGGCTGCATCGGCATGTTGGCCTATGGTTTGTATTTGCAACATGCGGTGGGTTTGGTGCCGTGCCCCATGTGCATAGTTCAACGTTATGCGCTCATTCTGGTGGCGCTGGTCGCAGGCATCTCGGCGTTTTTCCAGCGGGGATTCTGGCAAACCGGTGGGCTGATAAAGATGGGGGTGATCGCAGGTTTTGGCGCTTTTGTGGCCGCCCGTCAAAGCCTGTTGCAGTGGAATCCGCCTGAAGTCATGAGTTGTGGCCGCGACTTTTACGGAATGATCGAGTCGTTTCCGTTGAAGCGGGCCATTCCGATGATCTTCAGAGGCGGTGGCGACTGCTCAGCGGTTGACTGGACATTTCTTGGCCTCACAATCGCCAACTGGTCGTTCCTCTGCTTCAGTGGCATTGTGCTGCTGGCCATTGCGCTACTGGTCAAACGAGCGCCCCGCGCAACGGCCCTCGGGGCCTGATGCGCCCATAAAGAAGCCGCCCGAAGGCGGCTTCTTTATGGCTCACAGGCTGGACTCAAAGCACAACGCCTCCCGGATTCTCTCCGCGCTCATACACCACGTGCGCGCGGCCCACAATCAGGGAATCGAGTTTGCCAATGTTCTTGCTGTCCTTGTTGGTGTAAGGCAGCTTTTGCAAAAGATAGCGCATGGCGTTGAGGCGCGCGCGCTTCTTGCAGTCGCTCTTGATCACCGTCCAGGGTGCGTCGGCTGTATCGGTGTCAAAAAACATGGCTTCTTTGGCCTTGGTGTAGTCACCCCATTTGTTCAGTGAGGCCAGATCGATGGGGCTCAGCTTCCATTGCTTGAGTGGGTGGGCCTTGCGCTCTTTGAAGCGGCGGCGCTGCTCTTCACGGCTGACGGAGAACCAGAACTTCACCAGGTGAATGCCACTGCGCACCAGTTGGCGCTCAAACTGCGGCGCCTGGCGCATGAATTCGGTGTATTCCTCGTCGGTGCAAAAACCCATGACCCGTTCAACGCCTGCGCGGTTGTACCAGCTGCGGTCAAACAACACGATTTCGCCCGCCGTGGGCAAGTGTTCCACATAGCGCTGGAAATACCATTGCCCGCGCTCCACTTCACTGGGTTTCTCCAGTGCCACCACGCGCGCGCCCCGAGGGTTCAAATGCTCCATCACGCGTTTGATCGTGCCGCCCTTGCCAGCGGCATCGCGCCCTTCAAACAAGATCACCACGCGTTGCCCAGTTTCCTTGGCCCAGGCTTGCAGCTTGAGCAGCTCCACCTGCAGCAGGTATTTGTTGGCCTCATAAACACGGCGCGAGAGCAGATTTTTGTAGGGGTAGGCGCCGCTGCGCCAGTCCTTCGAAAGCTGCTCGTTGGGGTCGAGTTTTTCAGCTTTGGCGCGCGCACTGGCTTTGGCCTGGCCTTTGAGCAGCTTGCGAATCGCCTTCGCGTCGTCTGGTGCAGCCCCCTCAAGAATGGCGCGCAGCGAGTCGGCTTTCTCTGCCTGGCTGTGTTCTTTGCGCGAGAGGATGTCGCGCACCGCCGCGAGCTGCGCGCCCTGGCGCGCCTCGACCGATCGGCTCACACGGGCTCGGCGCAGTTTTTGCGGTTGGGTGGTGCCGATGGTGTCGCCCAGTACAACGCGGCGCGGTTTGGGTTCGGGCGCTTTGCTGGCCTTCACCGGTTTCACCGTGGCTCGGGGTGATACGCCCCTTTTTTTTGCCGTCGGCGGGGATGCGGTTTTGGCAACCTGCTTTCTGGCGGCGGCACGCTCGGTTGCGGGCGCACTCGCAGAAGCTGTTTTGGTGGGGACGGACGCTCTTTCTGTCATGGGCACTTTCATACGGCAAGGTGTTGACTCACCAGTATGAACCGCCCCTCAGCCCATGGTTTGATCTTGATCAAATGGCGCCCGGCGCAGGAGCCTCTGAGCGCGGCTTCGGGCCTTTTCAGCTTAACTTCTTCACCAGCACCTGGCTCTTGCGATCCCAGTTATAGCTGCGCTTGCGGCCTTCGGGCAGCCAGTCGGCGCTCATCTGCACGAAACCGCGTTTGATGAACCAGTGCATGGTGCGGGTGGTGAGCACAAAAATGCTCTGCAGACCCTGGGCCCGCGCGCGGTTTTCGATGCGCTTGAGCAAGCGTTCGCCGTCGCCCTGGCTTTGCACCTGTGGCGAAACGGTCAGCGCATACATTTCACCGGTCATGGATTCGGGGTAGGTATAGAGCGCCGCACAGCCAAAGATCACGCCATCGTGTTCGATGATGGTGTAGAAATTGGCGTCGCGTTCGATCTCCGTGCGGTCGCGCTTGACCAGGGTGCCGTCCTTTTCGAATGGTTCGATCAGCGCCACGATGCCGCTCACATCATCGATGGACGCCTCGCGCAGGCTTTCCAGTTTTTCGTCCACCACCATGGTGCCAATGCCATCGTGGGTGTAAATCTCCAGCAAGAGGCAGCCTTCGACCGCAAACGGCAAGATGTGGCTGCGCTCCACCCCGCCTTCGCAGGCCTTGATGCAGTGCTGGAGGTAAAACGCGGTATCGGTGGGCTGGGTGGCGCTGGGCAGGGTGGCCAGCATGCGCTTGGCCTCTGCCAATGGCAACTCGGTGTCGATAGGGCTTTCAGGGTCGTTGGCATCGATCCGGATGCCGGCTACCTCGGTCAGGAACATCAGTTTGTCTGCCTGCAGGGCCATCGCCACCGAGGTGGCCACGTCTTCCATGGTCAGGTTGAAAGCCTCACCGGTGGGTGAAAAGCCAAACGGCGAGAGCAGCACCAAAGCACCCATATCGAGCGTGCGCTGGATCCCCACCGCGTCCACCTTGCGCACCAGACCCGAGTGAATGAAGTCCACCCCGTCCATCAGGCCCACCGGGCGGGCGGTGATGAAGTTGCCCGAAATGACGCGCACCGTGGCGCCGGCCATCGGCGTGTTGGGCAGGCCCTGACTGAATGCCGCCTCGATTTCGTAGCGCAGCTGGCCCGCCGCTTCCTGGGCGCAATCCAGTGCCACCGAGTCGGTGATGCGCATGCCGTGCGAGTACTTGGCTTCGTGGCCCTTGGCTTTGAGCTGCTCGTTGACCTGTGGCCGAAACCCATGCACCAAGACGATCTTCACGCCCATGCTCTGGATCAGCGCCAGATCCTGGACCACCGTTTGCAGCTTGCCGGCTTCGATGGCCTCTCCCGAGAGGCCCACCACCAAGGTGTTGTTGCGGTGCTTGTGGATATACGGGGCCACGGAGCGGAACCAGGGCACAAAGGTGAAGTTGAAGACGTCGGACATGGGGCTTGGAGGTTCGGTTCGGGTGATGAGCGCGGGCAGCGCCTGTCTGCAATGGGTGACATTGTGAGGCAGATATGAGGCGGCGCTGTTTTGGGTGGCAGGCGATCTGCGTGGTTTGGTCGATTGCCGCACCGTTCCTTTCCCGGGGCGGTCTGTGGTGTCCAGGCTTGGATATCGGCTCGTCCTGGCCGGGCAGATCCATGTGCGTACTCCCTCAAGCAAAGCACCTTGGTTTTCGACAACCCAGATCCGTGAATACGGATCATGGAACACCTGGAGGCAATTCTCTGGGCTGATTTGGGTGAGTGCATGGTTAGAGGCCTCGGGCGTGGTGCCCTCCGGGGCAAAGGTGTGAAGCCCTTACAGGGTTGCCAGCGCAGAAATTCTCTTTGCTTCTGCCGCGAGTGCGAAGCGGAGATGCGGTTCGTGGTGCATTGCGCTGGCGGGAAAGGGTCGTCGACCGACCCTTTCGGCAGTGGCTTGAGAAAGTGGGCGAACCGAATCAACTGGATCGCGCGGTGGATCTTGTGGGCTTTCTGCAGGGTGTTGCCCACACTGGCAGGCGCCGTCTGACCGCATGGGCCAGGTAGTGGTTGTGCCGCCCAAGTGTCCGGTTGCGTAATGTGGGTTCGGTGGACAGGCGCAGGTCTTGAGGAAGGCTGGCCAGTGTCATGGGGTTTTCTTCCAGTAGCCGCCGTACTGCCTTGGAAAGGCCCCTCTTTTTCGCCCCATTCACGTCGGGTGGGTGTTTGAGAATGAAGGGGTACAGAGGCTTCTCTTTGATTCCGTTGATGGTCGTACCGTTCAAATGGTCGGATTGAAAGATATCGACTATTTCTGTCAATTCGACAGTTTGTCGGGGATCTATCAATTACCGAGGGTTGAGTTGGGCCAATCGATTGGCGGTGCCATAACCTTGTTCGAACGCCGTCAATGACAGCCGTCATCGCAGGGTTTCAGTGGGGCCTTTGGTCGCCATATGTTTCGGGGGCACTGTGGTTCGGGCCCCGTATGTCTCGGAAACATTTCAATGCCTTTCCCCACCGAATCGAAGATATTCTTGGATTTCATTTATGACGAAAATTGATCATGCTTCCTGCTGAAAATCAAGAGATGGTTCAGAGCATCATTGATCACCTTCCGAGTGGGGTTTCGATGTTTGATTCCGATATGCAAATGGTGGTTTGCAATCGGCGATTGCGCACATTGCTGGAGTTTCCCGATTCACTGTTCGAGCCCACGCTTCCGTCCCTGTTTGATCTGGCGCTCTTCAACGCCTGCCGGGGAGAGTACGGGCAAGGCAATCCTGAATCTTTGGCCCAAGAGGTGTGTGTTCGAGCTCGGTCGATGCAGCCGCATGTGATTGAACGACAGCGACCGAACGGCGTGGTGATCGAAGTGCGTGGTGTGCCGCTGCCAACGGGTGGTTTTGTTTCGATCTACTCCGACATCACCGACCGCAAGCACGCCGAGCAAGAGGCAAAGCGGTTTGCCGCTTACCTTGACGCTGTGATCAATGCCTTGCCGCAAGGCGTGACGGTCATCGACGAAAACCTGGTCATTCAACTGTGGAACAAGAGCTTCGAGCAGTTGCTGGACCTGCCGCCGGGCTTGATGAAACCGGGGGTGACCTTCGAAGAAGTGGCGCGAAGCAATGCAGAGAGAGGCGAATACGGCGATGTGGACATCGAGGCGAAGGTGCGCGAATCGGCCGATTTGGCCAGGCGCTTTCTGCCGCACCGAATCATGCGCCAGCGGCCCAACGGGATGACACTGGAAGTCGAGGGAAGCGCGCTGATGGGTGGCGGCGATTCGCGCGGATTTGTGACCACCTATACCGACATCACCCAGTTGCGCGAGGCGCAGGATGCGTTGGAGCAGCTCAATACCGAACTCGATCAACGGGTGAAGGACCGCACCCGCCAACTGCGTGCACTCAATACCGACCTGGAGTCGTTCACCTACTCGGTGTCGCACGACTTGCGCACACCCTTGCGCAGCATTCACGGCTTTGCCACCGTACTGGCGGAGTCGGAGGCGGACCGGATGAGCGAGGGGGGGCGGGATGCCCTGCACCGTATCCAGAACAACGCCGGTCGCATGGGCAAGCTGATCACTGATCTGCTTTCAATGGCGCAGCAAAGCCGGGTCGAGCTGAACATGCAGCCTGTTGACTTGAGCGCGATGGCCCGCTCGGTTGTGGTGGATTTGCAGCGTGGCGACTCAGCTCGCCAGGTCGAGTGGCGGATCGAAGAAGGACTCTCCACGCAAGGTGACCCGTCGCTGATGTTGATCGTGATGCAAAACCTGTTGGGCAATGCCTGGAAATACACAGGGCATTGTGAGGCCCCATGTATCGAATTCTTCCGGGTCAGTGAGGGCGATGGCATGGACGGCTTTTGCGTGCGTGACAACGGCGCCGGGTTTGACATGGCCTATGTTGAGCAACTGTTTCAGCCATTCAAGCGCCTGCATATGCCCAATGAGTTCGAGGGCACGGGCATCGGGCTGGCCATCGTTCACCGCATCTTGTTGCGCCATCACGGCAGCATCCGTGGTAATGGCTCGGTGGGAAAGGGCGCCACCTTTCATTTTTCACTGCCCTGGATTCAAGGGTCTCCCAGCGTTCTTTGACCAAGGCAAGCGGCCAGGCGGCTGTTGCCATCAAGCCCCGCCGTTATACGGCAGCCAGCGTGTCACAACCGGAGCGGCGAAGACGGCTATGCATCTGGTGGACGCCAAGGGTTCCCTGAGCGTGATCGGGCACAGCGCGCTACCCGGATAATCGCCTGCTATGTCTTTGCCTTTGCCTTTGCCTGAATCTGTCCCTGCCTCGAAGCAGCGCCCTTTGGGCATGTCGATCGAATTTCCCTCGTCTTTGCCCGTCTCCGCCCGCCGGCAGGAGATCGAGAAGGCCATGCGCGAGAACCAGGTGGTGATCGTGTGTGGTGAAACGGGTTCGGGCAAGACCACGCAGTTGCCCAAGATCGCGCTCTTGATGGGGCGGGGTAAGCTCAATGCCAAACCCGGGCAGCGAGGGCAGTTGATCGGGCACACGCAACCGCGGCGCATCGCGGCTTCCAGCGTGGCCAAGCGCATTGCGGAAGAGTTGAAGACCCCGCTGGGCGACGTGGTGGGCTACAAGGTGCGGTTCCAGGACCGGCTGTCCAAAGACGCTTCGGTCAAGCTGATGACCGACGGCATCTTGCTGGCCGAGACCCAGACCGACCCCGATCTGCGCAATTACGACACCATCATCATCGACGAGGCCCACGAGCGCAGCCTGAACATCGATTTTCTGTTGGGTTATTTGCGCCAGTTGCTGCCGAGGCGGCCAGACCTCAAGGTGGTGGTGACATCGGCCACCATCGATGCGGACCGGTTCGCCAGGTATTTCGAATCCAGGAAGGGGCCGGCGCCTGTGATTCAGGTGTCTGGGCGCACATTCCCGGTGGAGGTGCGTTACCGGCCATTTGAAGAAAGCCGTGAGTACGACCTGAACGCGGCCATTGCCGACGGCGTGGACGAGCTGTGGCGTTCACCCCAGGGGGGTGACATTCTGATCTTCCTGCCCGGCGAGCGCGAGATCCGTGAAGCGACGGATCACTTGCGCAAGCACTTGAGCCACCAACCGGTGTTCCGCAATGCCGAGGTGTTGCCCTTGTTCGCCCGATTGAGCCAGGCCGAGCAGGACCGCATTTTTCAGGACCACAGTGGGCGGCGCATCGTGCTGGCCACCAACGTGGCGGAAACCTCGCTGACGGTGCCGGGTATCCGTTACGTGATCGATGCGGGCACGGCGCGGGTGAAGCGCTACAGCTTCCGCCAGAAGGTGGAGCAGTTGATGGTGGAGCCCATCAGCCAGGCGGCGGCGAATCAGCGCTCGGGCCGTTGCGGCCGCGTGGCCGACGGTATCGCGATCCGCCTCTACGACGAGGCTGGCTTCAACAGCCGCCCGCGCTTCACCGATCCTGAAATTCTGCGCAGTTCGTTGGCGGGCGTGATTTTGC
This region of Hydrogenophaga crassostreae genomic DNA includes:
- a CDS encoding oxidative damage protection protein; this translates as MARTVNCIKLGKEAEGLDFAPYPGELGKRIYENVSKEAWAAWLKHQTMLLNENRLNLADARARQYLARQMEKHFFGEGADAAAGYVPPAA
- a CDS encoding disulfide bond formation protein B codes for the protein MNLFSHTQRWLALVSVGCIGMLAYGLYLQHAVGLVPCPMCIVQRYALILVALVAGISAFFQRGFWQTGGLIKMGVIAGFGAFVAARQSLLQWNPPEVMSCGRDFYGMIESFPLKRAIPMIFRGGGDCSAVDWTFLGLTIANWSFLCFSGIVLLAIALLVKRAPRATALGA
- the ppk2 gene encoding polyphosphate kinase 2, with protein sequence MTERASVPTKTASASAPATERAAARKQVAKTASPPTAKKRGVSPRATVKPVKASKAPEPKPRRVVLGDTIGTTQPQKLRRARVSRSVEARQGAQLAAVRDILSRKEHSQAEKADSLRAILEGAAPDDAKAIRKLLKGQAKASARAKAEKLDPNEQLSKDWRSGAYPYKNLLSRRVYEANKYLLQVELLKLQAWAKETGQRVVILFEGRDAAGKGGTIKRVMEHLNPRGARVVALEKPSEVERGQWYFQRYVEHLPTAGEIVLFDRSWYNRAGVERVMGFCTDEEYTEFMRQAPQFERQLVRSGIHLVKFWFSVSREEQRRRFKERKAHPLKQWKLSPIDLASLNKWGDYTKAKEAMFFDTDTADAPWTVIKSDCKKRARLNAMRYLLQKLPYTNKDSKNIGKLDSLIVGRAHVVYERGENPGGVVL
- the argA gene encoding amino-acid N-acetyltransferase — its product is MSDVFNFTFVPWFRSVAPYIHKHRNNTLVVGLSGEAIEAGKLQTVVQDLALIQSMGVKIVLVHGFRPQVNEQLKAKGHEAKYSHGMRITDSVALDCAQEAAGQLRYEIEAAFSQGLPNTPMAGATVRVISGNFITARPVGLMDGVDFIHSGLVRKVDAVGIQRTLDMGALVLLSPFGFSPTGEAFNLTMEDVATSVAMALQADKLMFLTEVAGIRIDANDPESPIDTELPLAEAKRMLATLPSATQPTDTAFYLQHCIKACEGGVERSHILPFAVEGCLLLEIYTHDGIGTMVVDEKLESLREASIDDVSGIVALIEPFEKDGTLVKRDRTEIERDANFYTIIEHDGVIFGCAALYTYPESMTGEMYALTVSPQVQSQGDGERLLKRIENRARAQGLQSIFVLTTRTMHWFIKRGFVQMSADWLPEGRKRSYNWDRKSQVLVKKLS
- a CDS encoding PAS-domain containing protein, with the translated sequence MFDSDMQMVVCNRRLRTLLEFPDSLFEPTLPSLFDLALFNACRGEYGQGNPESLAQEVCVRARSMQPHVIERQRPNGVVIEVRGVPLPTGGFVSIYSDITDRKHAEQEAKRFAAYLDAVINALPQGVTVIDENLVIQLWNKSFEQLLDLPPGLMKPGVTFEEVARSNAERGEYGDVDIEAKVRESADLARRFLPHRIMRQRPNGMTLEVEGSALMGGGDSRGFVTTYTDITQLREAQDALEQLNTELDQRVKDRTRQLRALNTDLESFTYSVSHDLRTPLRSIHGFATVLAESEADRMSEGGRDALHRIQNNAGRMGKLITDLLSMAQQSRVELNMQPVDLSAMARSVVVDLQRGDSARQVEWRIEEGLSTQGDPSLMLIVMQNLLGNAWKYTGHCEAPCIEFFRVSEGDGMDGFCVRDNGAGFDMAYVEQLFQPFKRLHMPNEFEGTGIGLAIVHRILLRHHGSIRGNGSVGKGATFHFSLPWIQGSPSVL